DNA sequence from the Methanothermobacter thermautotrophicus genome:
TTGTTTAGGGCCGCTGCAAAGCTGGACTCTCCTGTATGAATTCTGTTTCTCCGCTACAGGGGGTCGAGGATGCCTTTCTCAGTTATAATTCCTGATATGAGGTCTGATGGTACGATATCAAATGCTGGGTTAATGGCCTCTGTCTCCTGAGGTGCTATCCTGCATCCGCCATAATATAGAACCTCTACAGGATCCCGCTCCTCTATCTCAATATCATAGATTGAGTTTTCCATGTCAAATGTGCTCATGGGTGCTGCAACATAGAAGGGGACATTGAAACGTTTTGCTGCGAGGGCAACCATGAGTGAGCCTATCTTGTTTGCCACTCCCCCCTCTGCGATACGGTCGGCGCCTATTATCACCTTATCGATCATGCCAGTCTGCATCAGGTAGCCCGCTGCAACATCCGCTATCAACTTAACAGGGATGCCCTCCTGCTGCATCTCCCAAACACTGAGCCTTGCACCCTGACCAACTGGCCTTGTTTCATCACATATGACGGTTAAACGTTTTCCCTCACCCCATGCGGCCCTTATAACCCCCAGGGCTGTCCCGTAGTCAACACAGGCAAGGGCCCCTGCATTGCAGTGGGTTAAAACCGTGTCACCATCATCTATGACCCCTGCGCCGTGTCTTCCTATGGCCCTGTTGGTCTCCATGTCCTCCCTGTATATTCTGATGGCCTCATCCAGGGGAGAGTCAGATTTCATCACACGGTCAACCGCCCAGAAGAGGTTCACTGCTGTTGGCCTTGAAGCCCTTATCTCATCTGCTGCCACCTCAACATCCTCGCCTGCTAGTTCCGCCATTGCAACACCGAATGCTGCTGTAACACCTATGGCCGGGGCCCCCCTGACAACCATGTTCTTTATGGCATATATGACGTCCCTGTAGTTCCTGCAGTGGAAGTACTCGAGGGAGTCCGGTAGTCTGCGCTGATCTATGAGGACCAGCTCCCCATCCTTCCATTCGATGGTCTTCATGTTATCCATCCATTATCAGTAGTGGCTCGCTGGTGTCATGTCAAGGTGCTTATCGGCTCCCCTCTTCCCAGGGATCCCGTAGGCGTCTGCCCTGCACTGTGTGCATGCCCTGAATACAGGTATTATCTTTTCAACTTCGTTGCGGACCCTTTCGATCTGTTCACATGTGGGTCTCGGGTAGTCCTTCATCTCGCCCATGGGTATGAGGGGTATTATGTTCATGAGGGACGCGCCCCTCTTTTTAACCTCCCTTGCAATGTCAACTATATGTTCATCGTTGAGTCCAGGTATGAGGACGCTGTTGACCTTTACAATGATCCCCCTCTCGGCGAGCTTCTCAATGCCCTCCAGCTGGTTCCTTGAGAGAACCTCAAAGGCCTCCCTTCCATGGTATACCTTATCCCTGTAGACGACGAAGGAGTATATCTTCTCCCCTATCTCAGGGTCCACTGCGTTCACGGTTACTGTGACTGTGTTAACCCCGAGTTCTGCAATTTCATCTGCCTTGTCAGGTAGAAGGAGGCCGTTGGTGCTCATACATTTAAGGAGGTCCGGGAATTTCTTGCTGGCCTTCTTGAAGAACTCGAATGTCTCCTCATTGGCCAGAGCATCTCCGGGGCCTGCCACGCCAATTACACTTATCGGCATCTCTTCCTTAACCTTCTCCACATGTTTTATGGCGTCATCGGCTGTCATGAGCCTTCCTGTCACACCGGGACGTCTTTCACATTCGTTTATGTCCCTGGTGCAGAACTTGCAGTGAATGTTGCAGCGGGGTGCTATTGGAACATGCACCCTTCCCACCCTGTCATGCAGTTTCTCGTTGAAGCATGGGTGGACCTTTGTTATGTGTGCAAATCTTGTCTGTCTCTGATCTGACATTTCTTCACCTCATCCCATCAATTATCTCCCTCGCCTTGAGGATCCATTCATCCCTGAGTAACTCATCGGTGCATACGAGGGCGATTATGTTATCCTCTGACAGGTCCCTTATAACCCGGAATCCCTCTGGTATTATACGGAAGATTGCATCGTATACCCTCTTCTTGAGGTTGAGTGAGGGATCATGGACCGTCATTCCGGTGATATCCGAGACCGGATCCTCGATTATCACCTCAAACCTGGAGGGCTGGCGGATCCTGCCCCTTCCCTGTGTCTCCCATAGCCTTTCAAGTAGCTGTGGGAGGTAGGTCTCATCCTTTATCCTTAGATGAATGGAACCTGTGGCCTTATCAACCTCCATTTCAGCCATGTCCTCCAGGTGAACGGGTTCAGATGTCCTCTGTGTCTTAACAGCTATTATGAAGACCGGTTCCCTTGGATCAACCCATATCCTCAGGTCATCTATGGCCCTTGAAAGTTGCAGGTCCTGGAGAATCTGCCTGGTGATTATGTCGTACACCGCGGCCCCGCGGGGGTCATAGCATTCAATCTGTATTCCCATATTAATCCTCACCGGCCTTCTTCATTCCTGAAACAAGGAGCGCAGCCCCAACTGCACCGATGTGCTGTGAGTATGGTGGCACTATGACATCTATACCTCCCAGGATGTCGCTGACTGCCTGGACAAGGCCCTCTATGAGTGATGTTCCTCCTACCTGTATGAGGGGCTCCCTGACATCTATCTCCTGAAGCTGCTGCTCGTAGACCTGTTCGGCCACAGAGTGACATGCTGCCGCTGCTGCATCCTCCCTGGAGGTTCCCGCTGCCAGGGCTGTGACAAGGTCCTGTATACCGAATACTATGCAGTAGCTGTTCAGAAGGGCCTTCCTGTAGTCTCCCCTGAGGGCGAGGCTTCCAAGTTCATCTATCTCCACCCCAAGTCTCCTGGCGGTTATCTCAAGGAATCGGCCGGAAGCACCGGCACAGATACCCCCCATGGTGAAGTTGTCTGGTATGCCATCGTTGACCGTGATGACCTTGTTGTCCATACCACCTATGTCCAGGACCGTTGCCTCTCCCCTCTGGTGGTCTGCCAGGAACACTGCGCCCTTGGAGTTGACGCTCAGTTCCTCCTGGATAAGGTCCGCCCCATAGTGCTTTCCTATTGTGAGCCTGCCGTATCCTGTAACACCCATCCCATCAATATCCTCAAGTTTGTAGCCGGTCCCTGAGAGTGCCTCCTCTATGCCCTTCTCTGCTGAGCCTATGACATCAGTTGTGGGCAGCCAACCGGTACCTATGACCTCATTATCCTCCATGAGGACGACCTTGGTTGTGGTTGATCCTGAGTCGATACCAAGGGTCAGACCCTCCTGTTTCTCCCTTGCCAGTATGCTCTTCCTTGCGACGATAGTGGATAGGGCCTCCATACGTATGAAGAGTTCATCCGCCTTGGTCCTCTCTGTAAAGGAGTAGGTTACAACCGGCAGCCGGGTATTCTGCTGGATGAACCTCCTGAGCTCATTCCTCACAAGGGCGCCCTCGGCACACCGGAAGCACGTTGCTATGAAGACTGCATCTGCATCTGTTTTACCCTCAACGAGGGACATTGCCCTTGCTATCATCAGTCTTATGCTTGAACTGGCACAGTTGAAACCGAACTTTTCATAGGCCTCCTCTATGTAGTCAAGGTCTGCCTCTGGAATAACTATCTCTGCCCCGAAGGTTTCGGCGGCCTTTTCAATTTCCTTCTGGACACCGCTGTAGTCGGTTCCGCATGAAATCTGGGCTATTTTAACCATTTTGAGCCTCCAGTTCATCTAAGAAATTGTTTATCTTATTTACAACCTCTATTGTCTCCTCACGTGTGCGGGGATACTTCAGTTCAAGGGTGGGTATCCCCCTCTTCCTGAGATGGAAGACACAGAGCTCATTGGTCCTTGCGCAGCCTATGCATCCGAAGCCGAAGGGCGCCTCCTCCATTATTATGGCTGCGTCTGCCTCCTCTATGAGCGGACCGAAGATTGACATTCTGCCCCTGACACCTGATGGGACCTCTATTGCAGCGTACTTCAGTCCCTTGATGGGGTCCTCCTCGGTTATATTGAAGGGAGGCGAGTCTATTTCAGGGTCTGTGACCTTCTTTTTTATTTCCTTCTGGATTACAAGTGGCTCATGTCCCCTTCTCTCAACAAGATCAGCCAGTATCAGTGAGTTCGGTGGAAATATGGCTATCTTCAATAGAATTCCCCCTTATCTGTGTCCTGGGGTCTTCTTGCTATCTCAACCATGTCTGTGAAGAGCCCCTTTGTCGCGTCAACGATGCCCACAGCACATATAACCTCGCCCTCCTCCATGAGGGGTACGACAACGACGGGAATCCCCCTGTAGGGTCCCCTCTCAGGTGTCTCCCTGGCTATTTCCCCTGACTCAAGGACCTTCTCAAGAACGGGTCCTGTGTAGTTATCATCCACCACCCTTCCGTCCTCTATCCTGAGACCGGGTGATTCCCTGCTCCTTATTGTGAGGGGCAGACGACTTACAAGTTCATGTATGCAGATACCAAGTTCCCTCAGTTCCTCTCCAGTTGATGATGATGTTATTTTCATTTTAACCAGCCCTATGTTTTTTGTTTTGATTTTTGAGCTTCTTCAGCTATCCTGCGGAATTCATCAACAGATATCTTCTCCTTTCTTTCGGGTGTGACCTCCTGTGGTTTTTCAAGTGCCTCACATACGTATCCCAGGAGTTTGAATTCCTTCTCAAGCTGATGGTATCCCTCCCGTGCGGCCCCCCTCTGTCCTCTGCATCTCCTGGGGTCCCCCGGTGGAAAGCCCCTCTCCTTTGTGAATATGTTGGTGGGGTCAAGGCTCCTTATCCTTTTCACGGCCTCCATCACCACCTCCTCATCTCCATGGATAAGTGCTCCATAGCATGTTGACTTTATTGTGAGGGGAAGGCCAAGGAGGTGGAGTTTCTGGACGAGTTCCGATGAACTCAGCCTCGCCGATGGGCCCAGTATTATCATCCTGGTTGCCTTTTCACCCTCTTTTTCTTTCCCGGACATATACCGTATCCCCCTCTTTCAGTTT
Encoded proteins:
- the mtnA gene encoding S-methyl-5-thioribose-1-phosphate isomerase, with product MKTIEWKDGELVLIDQRRLPDSLEYFHCRNYRDVIYAIKNMVVRGAPAIGVTAAFGVAMAELAGEDVEVAADEIRASRPTAVNLFWAVDRVMKSDSPLDEAIRIYREDMETNRAIGRHGAGVIDDGDTVLTHCNAGALACVDYGTALGVIRAAWGEGKRLTVICDETRPVGQGARLSVWEMQQEGIPVKLIADVAAGYLMQTGMIDKVIIGADRIAEGGVANKIGSLMVALAAKRFNVPFYVAAPMSTFDMENSIYDIEIEERDPVEVLYYGGCRIAPQETEAINPAFDIVPSDLISGIITEKGILDPL
- the nifB gene encoding FeMo cofactor biosynthesis protein NifB, whose protein sequence is MSDQRQTRFAHITKVHPCFNEKLHDRVGRVHVPIAPRCNIHCKFCTRDINECERRPGVTGRLMTADDAIKHVEKVKEEMPISVIGVAGPGDALANEETFEFFKKASKKFPDLLKCMSTNGLLLPDKADEIAELGVNTVTVTVNAVDPEIGEKIYSFVVYRDKVYHGREAFEVLSRNQLEGIEKLAERGIIVKVNSVLIPGLNDEHIVDIAREVKKRGASLMNIIPLIPMGEMKDYPRPTCEQIERVRNEVEKIIPVFRACTQCRADAYGIPGKRGADKHLDMTPASHY
- a CDS encoding methanogenesis marker 17 protein, with product MGIQIECYDPRGAAVYDIITRQILQDLQLSRAIDDLRIWVDPREPVFIIAVKTQRTSEPVHLEDMAEMEVDKATGSIHLRIKDETYLPQLLERLWETQGRGRIRQPSRFEVIIEDPVSDITGMTVHDPSLNLKKRVYDAIFRIIPEGFRVIRDLSEDNIIALVCTDELLRDEWILKAREIIDGMR
- a CDS encoding methanogenesis marker 15 protein, whose product is MVKIAQISCGTDYSGVQKEIEKAAETFGAEIVIPEADLDYIEEAYEKFGFNCASSSIRLMIARAMSLVEGKTDADAVFIATCFRCAEGALVRNELRRFIQQNTRLPVVTYSFTERTKADELFIRMEALSTIVARKSILAREKQEGLTLGIDSGSTTTKVVLMEDNEVIGTGWLPTTDVIGSAEKGIEEALSGTGYKLEDIDGMGVTGYGRLTIGKHYGADLIQEELSVNSKGAVFLADHQRGEATVLDIGGMDNKVITVNDGIPDNFTMGGICAGASGRFLEITARRLGVEIDELGSLALRGDYRKALLNSYCIVFGIQDLVTALAAGTSREDAAAAACHSVAEQVYEQQLQEIDVREPLIQVGGTSLIEGLVQAVSDILGGIDVIVPPYSQHIGAVGAALLVSGMKKAGED
- a CDS encoding methanogenesis marker 5 protein; protein product: MKIAIFPPNSLILADLVERRGHEPLVIQKEIKKKVTDPEIDSPPFNITEEDPIKGLKYAAIEVPSGVRGRMSIFGPLIEEADAAIIMEEAPFGFGCIGCARTNELCVFHLRKRGIPTLELKYPRTREETIEVVNKINNFLDELEAQNG
- a CDS encoding DUF2111 domain-containing protein, whose translation is MKITSSSTGEELRELGICIHELVSRLPLTIRSRESPGLRIEDGRVVDDNYTGPVLEKVLESGEIARETPERGPYRGIPVVVVPLMEEGEVICAVGIVDATKGLFTDMVEIARRPQDTDKGEFY
- a CDS encoding methanogenesis marker 6 protein; translated protein: MSGKEKEGEKATRMIILGPSARLSSSELVQKLHLLGLPLTIKSTCYGALIHGDEEVVMEAVKRIRSLDPTNIFTKERGFPPGDPRRCRGQRGAAREGYHQLEKEFKLLGYVCEALEKPQEVTPERKEKISVDEFRRIAEEAQKSKQKT